The DNA region GGTCGATGACCTTGAGGGAGGCGGCGGCGATCACCGGGGCGAGGGTGTTGGAGAAGAGGTACGGGCGCGAGCGCTGGCGCAGCAGGGCGACGATCTCGGCGCGGGCCGCGACATAGCCGCCGGACGCGCCACCGAGGGCCTTGCCGAGGGTGCCGGTGATGATGTCGACGCGGTCCATGACGCCGTGCAGCTCGGGGGTGCCGCGGCCGCCGGGGCCGACGAAGCCGACGGCGTGCGAGTCGTCGACCATGACCATGGCGTCGTAGCGCTCGGCCAGGTCGCAGATCTCGCCGAGCGGCGCGACGTAGCCGTCCATGGAGAAGACGCCGTCGGTGACGATCAGCTTGCGCCGGGCGCCGGCCTCGTTCGCCTCCTTGAGCTGCTGCTCCAGGTCGGCCATGTCGCGGTTGGCGTAGCGGAAGCGGCGGGCCTTGGAGAGGCGGATGCCGTCGATGATGGAGGCGTGGTTGAGGGCGTCGGAGATGACCGCGTCCTCGGCGCCGAGCAGGGTCTCGAAGACGCCGCCGTTGGCGTCGAAGCAGGAGGAGTAGAGGATCGTGTCCTCCTGGCCGAGGAACCGCGACAGACGCGCCTCGAGCTCCTTGTGGACCTCCTGGGTGCCGCAGATGAAGCGGACCGAGGCCATGCCGTAGCCCCAGCGGTCCAGGGCGGCGTGGGCGGCGGCGATCACGTCGGGGTGGTCGGCGAGGCCCAGGTAGTTGTTGGCGCAGAAGTTCAGCACCTCGCCGGGGCGGCCGCCGGCCGTGACCTCGACGGTCGCGGACTGGGGGGTGCCGATGACGCGCTCGGGCTTGTGGAGGCCGGCCTGCCGGATCTCGTCGAGGGTGGCGCGGATGTCGTCGCGTACGGAGTCGAACATGTCAGGGAGCTCCCGGGTCTCAGACGGTCCAGTCGAGGATGATCTTGCCGCCCTTGCCGGAGGCGGCATCGTCGAAGGCGGCCTCGAAGTCGCGGTAGTCGTAGCGGCCGGTGATCACCGGGGACAGGTCGAGCCCGCCCTCCAGGAGCACCGACATGGCGTACCAGGTCTCGAACATCTCCCGGCCGTAGATGCCCTTGATGGTGATCATCGAGGTGACGATCCGCGCCCAGTCGACGGCGAAGTCCTCGCTGGGCAGGCCGAGCATGGCGATCTTGCCGCCGTGGGTCATGTTGGCGACCATGTCGCGCATCGCGCGCGGGTTGCCGGACATCTCCAGGCCGACGTCGAAGCCCTCCTTGAGGCCGAGGGTGCGCTGGCCGTCGGCGATGGTCTGCTCGGCGACGTTGAGCGCGAGCGAGACGCCGGTCTTGCGGGCGAGGTCCAGGCGCTCCTCGCTGACGTCGGTGATGACGACGTGGCGGGCGCCGGCGTGCTTGGCGACGGCGGCGGCCATGATGCCGATCGGGCCGGCGCCGGTGACCAGGACGTCCTCGCCGACCAGCGGGAAGGAGAGGGCGGTGTGCACGGCGTTGCCGAAGGGGTCGAAGATCGCGGCGACGTCGAGGTCGACGGGGACCCGGTGCACCCAGACGTTGGACGCGGGCAGGACGACGTACTCGGCGAAGGCGCCGTCGCGGCCGACACCGAGGCCGACGGTGGCGCGGCAGAGGTGGCGGCGGCCGGCCAGACAGTTGCGGCACTTGCCGCAGACCAGGTGGCCCTCGCCGCTGACCAGGTCGCCGACGTTGATGTCGGCGACGTCGCGGCCGGTGTCGACGACCTCGCCGACGAATTCGTGGCCGAGGGTCAGCGGGGTCGCGATGGTCTTCTGCGCCCAGCCGTCCCAGGAGCGGATGTGCAGGTCGGTGCCGCAGATTCCGGTCCGCTTGACCTTGATGAGGACGTCACCGGGGCCGTACTCCGGCTCGGGCACGTCCGTGAGCCAGAGTCCCGGCTCCGCCTTCTGCTTGACCAGTGCCTTCAATGTCACGGCTCCCGACGTACGTGTCCTGTGATGTGCCGGGTCCGGGCGCGGCGAAGCGCCCAAGATCCCTGGAAGAAAATCTTCCGTCCGTCGGGAGCCATGGTCCATCGAGGATTTCTTAAGCGCACTCGCAGATCAGCTTCACGCCGCTGGCGGGGCGGTCGCCGGGGTCAACCGGCCGCCGCTTCGAGCACCGCCATGGCGGCGTTGTGGCCGGGCACTCCGCTGACCCCGCCGCCGCGCACGGCGCCCGCGCCGCACAGCAGGACGTTGGCCCGGTCGGTCTCGACGCCCCAGCGGCCGCCGCCCTCCGCCCCGTACGGGAAGGACAGGTCGCGGTGGAAGATGTGGCCGCCGGGCAGCCGGAGTTCGCGTTCGAGGTCGAGCGGGGTCTTGGCCTCGACGCAGGGCCGGCCGTCGGCGTCGCGCGCCAGGCAGTCGGCGATCGGCTCGTCGAGGCGCGCGCCGAGCTGGTCGAGGGTGGCCTTGAGGAGGGCTTCGCGGGCGCCGTCCGGGTCGGCGGCGAACAGCCGGGCGGGCGCGTGCAGGCCGAACAGGGTGAGGGTCTGGTAGCCGCGGGCGGCGGCCTCGGGGCCGAGGATGGTCGGGTCGGTGAGGCTGTGGCAGTAGGTCTCCGAGGGCGGCGCGGTGGGCAGCCGTCCGGCGGCCGCCTCGGCGTGGGCGGCGGCCAGCTCCCCGTACCCCTCGGCGATGTGGAAGGTGCCGGAGAAGGCCTCGCGCGGGTCGACGGAGCGGTCGCGGAGCCGGGGCAGCCGGGTGAGCACCATGTTGACCTTGAGCTGGGCACCCTCGGCGGGGGTGGGCGCGGGGTCACCGAGGAGGGCGGCGAGCGCCTGCGGGGAGGCGTTCACCAGGACGTGGCGGGCGCCGACGACCCCCTCCCCGTCGGCGGTGCGGAAGGTGACCTCGGCGCGGGTGCCGTCGGTCTCGATCCGGGTGGCCTCGTGGTCGGTGAGGAGGGTCGCGCCGGCGGCGCGGGCGGCGTCCGCGAGCGCGTCGGTGAGCGCGCCCATGCCGCCGACGGGCACGTCCCAGTCGCCGGTGCCGCCGCCGATCACGTGGTAGAGGAAGCAGCGGTTCTGCAGCAGCGAGGGGTCGTGGGCGTCGGCGAAGGTGCCGATGAGTCCGTCGGTGAGGACGACCCCGCGCACCAGGTCGTCGGCGAAGTGCTTCTCGACGGCGACGCCGAGGGGCTGCTCGAAGAGCATCGCCCAGGTCTCCGGGTCGTCGACCAGCGTCCGCAGGCCCTCGCGGGTCGGCAGCGGCTCGGTGAGGGTGGGGAAGATCCGGCGGGCGGCGCGGGCGGTGCGCCCGTAGAAGGCCTCCCAGGCCTCGAACTCGCGGTCGGAGCCGGTGAGCGCGGCGAAGGAGGCACGGGTGCGCTCCCGGTCGCCGCCGACGAGGAGGCCGGACGCGCCGTAGGGGGTGTACGAGGAGACGGAACGCTTCCGCACGGCGAACCGCAGCCCGAGCTCGCGCACGATCTTCTCGGGCAGCAGCGAGACGAGGTACGAGTAGCGGGACAGGCGTACGTCGACCCCGGCGAAGGGCCGGGTGGAGACGGCGGCGCCGCCGGTGTGGTCGAGCCGCTCCAGGACGAGCACGCTGCGCCCGGCGCGGGCGAGGTAGGCGGCGGCGACCAGGCCGTTGTGACCGCCGCCGACGATGACGGCGTCGTAGGAGGACGTCTCGGGTGCGGGCGAGGAAGCGGAAGCTGTCATGCCTCTTGCTAACACCTCCCCGCCGGTCCCACCAGAGGGCCTACAGCGGGATGTTCTGCTCGCAGTGCGCCTCGTCCGCGCGGGCCGTGAGGGTGGCCGGGTGGTCCGGGCCGAGCGTCCGGGTGCGGGCCTCCGTCACCTGGCGGTGCACGGCGAGCGCCTCCTCCCAGCGGCCCAGCCAGCCCAGCGCGATGGCGGTCTCGCGGTGGCTGGCGAGGGTGTCGGCATGGTCCGCGCCGAGCACCCGGGCGCGGATCCCGGCGACCTCCCGGGCCTCGGCCAGGGCCTCGTCCCAGCGCCCGAGGCGCCCCAGGTTCACGCCCAGGCCGTGCCGGGCGCGCAGGGTCTCCGGGTGCTCGGGGCCCTCGGTGCTCGCGCGGGCGGTGACGAGTGCGCGGTAGAGCTCCTCGGCCTCGGCGGCGCGCCCGAGCCGGCCGAGGCAGATCCCCGCCTCGTAGCGGGCGTTGAGGGTGTCGGGGTGCCGGGGGCCGAGCGCCCCGGCGCGGGCCTCGGCGACCTTGCGGTACTCGGCGAGCGCGTCGGCCCAGCGGCCGAGCCCGCCGAGGGCGTGCCCCACCTCGTACCGGGTGGCCAGGGTGTCGGGGTGGTCGGCGCCGAGCAGCCGGGCGCGGGCGTCGGCGACCTCGCGGGCCGCCGCGTACGCCTCGGGCACGCGTCCGATCCGGCCGAGGGTGTACGCCAGGTTGTGCCGGCAGCGCAGGGTGTCCGGGTGGTCGGGGCCGGCCGTGCGCTCGCGGGCGGCGAGCACCGACTCGTACACCGCGTACGCCTCGGTGTGCCGTCCGAGGCCGCCGAGCACATAGCCGGTCTCCTGGCGGGCGGCGAGGGTGTCGGCGTGGTCGGGGCCGAGCGTACGGGCGCGGCCCTCGGCGACGGTCTCGAAGCGGCGCAGCGCCTCGGCGGGTCGGCCGAGCCGGGCGAGGGCGAAGCCCAGCTCGTAGCCGCTGGCGAGGGTGTCGGGGTGGTCGGCGCCCAGGACGTGGGCACGTTCGTGCTCGACGGTGCGCAGCAGGTCGGCGGCCTCCTGCCAGCGGCCGAGCCGGCCCAGGCCGAGGCCGGCCCGGTGCCGGCCGGCGAGGACGGCGACCAGCTCGGGGCTGGCGCCGGCGGCGGTGCGGTCCGGCCCGTCGGAGCCGGGGGTGCGGGTCCAGGCGACGGTGAGCGCGGCGGCGGCCTCCTGACCGGGCACGGCGGGCCGGGCGGGGAGCGCGGACGTGGCGGGGCGGCCGGTGCCGAGGGCGCGGGCCCACGGCGGCAGGGCGGGCGCCGCCGGGGGCGGCAGGGTCCAGGCGCCGCTGCTGCGGCCGGAGGCGAGCCGGTCGCGCAGCTCGGCGGCGTCGGAGGGGCGCCCTTCGGGGGTCTTGGCGAGCAGGTCGAGGACGAGCGTGTCGAGATAGCCGGGGAGTTCGGCGCGGTGGCTGCGCAGCGGCGCGGGCACGGTGTCGCGGTGGCCGATGAGGATGGCCCAGGTGTCGTCCAGGTCGAAGGGCGGGACGCCGGTGGCGATCTCGTAGAGCACGCAGCCCAGCGAGTACAGGTCGCTGCGGTGGTCGACCTCGCCGCCGCCGATCTGCTCGGGGCTCATGTAGTGCGGGGTGCCCATGGCGATGCCGGTGCCGGTGAGGCGGGAGGTGAAGCCGATGTCGGCGCCGAGGCGCGCTATCCCGAAGTCGCAGATCTTGACGGTGCCGCCGTCGCCGAGCCGCACGATGTTGGCGGGCTTGAGGTCGCGGTGCACCACGCCCTGGCGGTGGGTGTAGGCGAGGGCGTCGGCGACCTGTTCGGCGATGTCGACGACCTCGGGCACGGGCAGCGGCTGCTTGCGGTTGTCGCTGAGCAGCTGGCTGAGATTGCGCCCTTCCAGGAGCTCCATGACGAGGAAGAGCACGCCCTCGTGCTCGCCGAAGTCGTGCACGACGGTGATGCCGCGGTGCTGGAGCGCGGCGGCCACCCGGGCCTCGCGGCGGAAGCGCTCGCGCAGCACGGTGAGGTTGGCCGGGTCGCGCTGCTGGCCGAGGGGGCGCAGGCACTTCACGGCGACGTGCCGGCCGAGGGATTCGTCGGTGGCCCGCCAGACCTCGCCCATGCCGCCGCGGCCGATCACCTCGTGCAGCCGGTACCGGCCCTGGATCAGCCTGGTGTCCGTGTCCGCCATCGCGTGCTGTCGCCCCCGTCGTCCCCGTCTGCCCCGTTGTGATGCCGGTCCGCCCCGATGTGGTGCCGCCCCTTTCCCGGCGCGTCCAGTATGGCTGCCCCCTCCGACAGTCTGTACGGCGCGGGTCGGGTCTCCGGTCCCAGCCGGTCCATCGCGCGCAGGATGTGCCGGGGCGGCAGCCGCCAGCGGAGCCGGCCGGGGACGCAGCGGAGCAGATTGGCCGTGGCGGTGAGGCGCCGGGTGACGGTCTCGGCGGGCGGCGCGGGCCTGCCGTACAGCTCGTGGGCGTACGGGGGCAGGGAGTCGTACGCGAGGGCGGACACGCGCCGCCAGAACACCTCGCGCGCGGGCACGAGCGCGGGCGGGACCGGGGGCCGGCGCAGGAAGTCGTCCACGGTGCGGGCGTCCTCCCCGGCGGCGAGCCGTGGCCGGATCTCGACGAAGT from Streptomyces fradiae includes:
- a CDS encoding tetratricopeptide repeat protein codes for the protein MADTDTRLIQGRYRLHEVIGRGGMGEVWRATDESLGRHVAVKCLRPLGQQRDPANLTVLRERFRREARVAAALQHRGITVVHDFGEHEGVLFLVMELLEGRNLSQLLSDNRKQPLPVPEVVDIAEQVADALAYTHRQGVVHRDLKPANIVRLGDGGTVKICDFGIARLGADIGFTSRLTGTGIAMGTPHYMSPEQIGGGEVDHRSDLYSLGCVLYEIATGVPPFDLDDTWAILIGHRDTVPAPLRSHRAELPGYLDTLVLDLLAKTPEGRPSDAAELRDRLASGRSSGAWTLPPPAAPALPPWARALGTGRPATSALPARPAVPGQEAAAALTVAWTRTPGSDGPDRTAAGASPELVAVLAGRHRAGLGLGRLGRWQEAADLLRTVEHERAHVLGADHPDTLASGYELGFALARLGRPAEALRRFETVAEGRARTLGPDHADTLAARQETGYVLGGLGRHTEAYAVYESVLAARERTAGPDHPDTLRCRHNLAYTLGRIGRVPEAYAAAREVADARARLLGADHPDTLATRYEVGHALGGLGRWADALAEYRKVAEARAGALGPRHPDTLNARYEAGICLGRLGRAAEAEELYRALVTARASTEGPEHPETLRARHGLGVNLGRLGRWDEALAEAREVAGIRARVLGADHADTLASHRETAIALGWLGRWEEALAVHRQVTEARTRTLGPDHPATLTARADEAHCEQNIPL
- a CDS encoding phytoene desaturase family protein → MTASASSPAPETSSYDAVIVGGGHNGLVAAAYLARAGRSVLVLERLDHTGGAAVSTRPFAGVDVRLSRYSYLVSLLPEKIVRELGLRFAVRKRSVSSYTPYGASGLLVGGDRERTRASFAALTGSDREFEAWEAFYGRTARAARRIFPTLTEPLPTREGLRTLVDDPETWAMLFEQPLGVAVEKHFADDLVRGVVLTDGLIGTFADAHDPSLLQNRCFLYHVIGGGTGDWDVPVGGMGALTDALADAARAAGATLLTDHEATRIETDGTRAEVTFRTADGEGVVGARHVLVNASPQALAALLGDPAPTPAEGAQLKVNMVLTRLPRLRDRSVDPREAFSGTFHIAEGYGELAAAHAEAAAGRLPTAPPSETYCHSLTDPTILGPEAAARGYQTLTLFGLHAPARLFAADPDGAREALLKATLDQLGARLDEPIADCLARDADGRPCVEAKTPLDLERELRLPGGHIFHRDLSFPYGAEGGGRWGVETDRANVLLCGAGAVRGGGVSGVPGHNAAMAVLEAAAG
- a CDS encoding glycine C-acetyltransferase — translated: MFDSVRDDIRATLDEIRQAGLHKPERVIGTPQSATVEVTAGGRPGEVLNFCANNYLGLADHPDVIAAAHAALDRWGYGMASVRFICGTQEVHKELEARLSRFLGQEDTILYSSCFDANGGVFETLLGAEDAVISDALNHASIIDGIRLSKARRFRYANRDMADLEQQLKEANEAGARRKLIVTDGVFSMDGYVAPLGEICDLAERYDAMVMVDDSHAVGFVGPGGRGTPELHGVMDRVDIITGTLGKALGGASGGYVAARAEIVALLRQRSRPYLFSNTLAPVIAAASLKVIDLLESAGDLREQLNANTELFRRRMTEEGFDILPGDHAIAPVMIGDAAEAGRMAELLLERGVYVIGFSYPVVPQGAARIRVQLSAAHSTEDVNRAVDAFVDARAALRD
- the tdh gene encoding L-threonine 3-dehydrogenase yields the protein MKALVKQKAEPGLWLTDVPEPEYGPGDVLIKVKRTGICGTDLHIRSWDGWAQKTIATPLTLGHEFVGEVVDTGRDVADINVGDLVSGEGHLVCGKCRNCLAGRRHLCRATVGLGVGRDGAFAEYVVLPASNVWVHRVPVDLDVAAIFDPFGNAVHTALSFPLVGEDVLVTGAGPIGIMAAAVAKHAGARHVVITDVSEERLDLARKTGVSLALNVAEQTIADGQRTLGLKEGFDVGLEMSGNPRAMRDMVANMTHGGKIAMLGLPSEDFAVDWARIVTSMITIKGIYGREMFETWYAMSVLLEGGLDLSPVITGRYDYRDFEAAFDDAASGKGGKIILDWTV